The Terracoccus luteus genome includes a region encoding these proteins:
- a CDS encoding ATP-dependent DNA ligase: MDLPVMPPLAPMLAKAVKGMPTGELSYEPKWDGFRSIIFRDGDEVEIGSRNGKPMTRYFPEVVEAVRSNLPERCVVDGEIVVVVGERLEFEVLSQRIHPAVSRVTMLSQQTPASFIAFDLVALDDRDLSGEPFSVRRSMLEDALAGARPPVHLTPATRDPATATEWFEQFEGAGLDGIVAKPLGGTYEPDKRTMSKVKHERTADCVLAGYRVHKSGPDAIGSLLLGLYDEQGTLASVGVIGSFPMARRRELFTELQPLVATFDEHPWAWGRQEEGTRTPRSSETSRWNAGKDLSFTPLRPERVIEVRYEHMEGERFRHMAQWNRWRPDRDPRSCTYAQLEEPVRYDLADILGAG, encoded by the coding sequence ATGGACCTGCCCGTGATGCCGCCGCTCGCCCCGATGCTGGCCAAGGCCGTCAAGGGCATGCCGACCGGCGAGCTCAGCTACGAGCCGAAGTGGGACGGCTTCCGCTCCATCATCTTCCGTGACGGCGACGAGGTCGAGATCGGCTCGCGCAACGGCAAGCCGATGACCCGGTACTTCCCCGAGGTCGTCGAGGCGGTGCGGTCCAACCTGCCCGAGAGGTGCGTCGTCGACGGCGAGATCGTCGTCGTCGTGGGGGAGCGGCTCGAGTTCGAGGTGCTCTCGCAGCGCATCCACCCGGCTGTCAGCCGCGTGACGATGCTCTCGCAGCAGACGCCGGCCTCCTTCATCGCCTTCGACCTCGTCGCCCTCGACGACCGCGACCTCAGCGGCGAGCCCTTCTCGGTGCGGCGGTCGATGCTCGAGGACGCGCTGGCCGGAGCCAGGCCCCCCGTGCACCTCACCCCCGCCACCCGCGACCCGGCCACCGCCACCGAGTGGTTCGAGCAGTTCGAGGGGGCCGGCCTCGACGGCATCGTCGCCAAGCCGCTCGGCGGCACCTACGAGCCCGACAAGCGCACCATGAGCAAGGTCAAGCACGAGCGCACCGCCGACTGCGTGCTCGCCGGCTACCGGGTCCACAAGAGCGGCCCCGACGCCATCGGCTCGCTGCTGCTCGGCCTGTACGACGAGCAGGGAACGCTCGCCTCGGTCGGGGTCATCGGCTCGTTCCCGATGGCCCGTCGCCGCGAGCTCTTCACCGAGCTGCAGCCCCTCGTCGCGACGTTCGACGAGCACCCGTGGGCATGGGGGCGCCAGGAGGAGGGGACCCGCACGCCGCGCAGCTCCGAGACGAGCCGCTGGAACGCGGGCAAAGACCTCTCGTTCACGCCCCTGCGCCCCGAGCGGGTCATCGAGGTGCGCTACGAGCACATGGAGGGCGAGCGGTTCCGCCACATGGCGCAGTGGAACCGGTGGCGGCCGGACCGTGACCCCCGCTCGTGCACCTACGCGCAGCTCGAGGAGCCCGTGCGCTACGACCTCGCCGACATCCTCGGCGCTGGCTGA
- a CDS encoding DNA polymerase domain-containing protein, translating to MAKAPAATVTAGDREVRVSSPDRVVYEATDRTPAVTKLEVCEYFATVGDAMMRAVGDRPTAMERWPDGWREGMRLATGPQDREGDGFYQKRLPRGAPDYVETVRIRFPSGREADELCPTETASLVWAAQMGALTLHPWPVRRPDVDHPDELRIDLDPQPGTGFADAQRVAAVLRELLEEHGLRGYPKTSGNRGVHVYVRIEPRWDFDDVRHAAIGLGRELERRDDGVTTAWWKEERGTRLFLDYNQNLRDRTIAGAWSLRARPCAPVSTPLTWEGLAEVRDPAELNLVTVPERLADGDPWADIDEQAHSIEPLLALWEDLPGGELNWPPDYPKQPGEPPRVQPSKKVAEHWDADGNRVQE from the coding sequence ATGGCCAAAGCCCCCGCCGCCACCGTCACGGCCGGAGACCGCGAGGTGCGGGTCTCGAGCCCCGACCGGGTCGTCTACGAGGCCACCGACCGCACGCCGGCCGTGACCAAGCTGGAGGTCTGCGAGTACTTCGCGACCGTCGGCGACGCCATGATGCGCGCCGTGGGCGATCGGCCGACCGCCATGGAGCGCTGGCCCGACGGGTGGCGAGAGGGGATGCGGCTCGCGACGGGCCCGCAGGACCGCGAGGGCGACGGGTTCTACCAGAAGCGGCTGCCGCGGGGCGCGCCCGACTACGTCGAGACCGTGCGCATCCGGTTCCCGAGCGGCCGGGAGGCCGACGAGCTCTGCCCGACCGAGACGGCATCCCTCGTCTGGGCCGCGCAGATGGGCGCGCTCACCCTGCACCCGTGGCCGGTCCGCCGACCGGACGTCGACCACCCCGACGAGCTGCGCATCGACCTCGACCCCCAGCCCGGTACCGGCTTCGCCGACGCACAGAGGGTCGCGGCGGTGCTGCGCGAGCTGCTCGAGGAGCACGGTCTGCGGGGCTACCCCAAGACGAGCGGCAACCGCGGCGTGCACGTCTACGTGCGCATCGAGCCGCGGTGGGACTTCGACGACGTGCGCCACGCCGCCATCGGCCTCGGCCGCGAGCTGGAGCGACGCGACGACGGCGTGACGACGGCCTGGTGGAAGGAGGAACGCGGCACCCGCCTGTTCCTCGACTACAACCAGAACCTGCGCGACCGCACCATCGCCGGGGCCTGGAGCCTGCGCGCCCGCCCGTGCGCGCCCGTCAGCACCCCACTGACGTGGGAGGGTCTGGCCGAGGTGCGCGACCCCGCCGAGCTCAACCTCGTGACGGTGCCCGAGCGGCTCGCCGACGGCGACCCGTGGGCCGACATCGACGAGCAGGCCCACTCCATCGAGCCGCTGCTCGCCCTGTGGGAGGACCTGCCCGGCGGCGAGCTCAACTGGCCGCCCGACTACCCGAAGCAGCCGGGCGAGCCGCCCCGGGTGCAGCCGAGCAAGAAGGTCGCCGAGCACTGGGACGCCGACGGCAACCGGGTGCAGGAGTAG
- a CDS encoding alpha/beta hydrolase family protein, with product MASGTSRRRRLVTRPALVAAAAGAGSALGMASATVATSAYIARRVLTPDELQPDDVAVTAHDGDSVTFGATVDTTAPGRYGVWLDGGRGHLRVGEVLSRDATTVRRALVSVDRGEVAVGPARWNQYYYWDRPSVSLGLADEDVEVRSDVGAMPAWLVRPPSPSGGGGDWAVLVHGRGARKEETLRAVPVLQDAGWSALVVAYRNDRDAPRGPDGRYNLGLSEWRDVEAAVRYAVEHGARRVVLFGWSMGGAIALQLLAQSPLAHHVVAVVLDSPVVDWGSVIAHHARTNRFPSPLVSLTTGLMASSHARRLVGVIEPVDVALTDWVTRADELTRPMLVIASAGDAFVPDTAALALAERRPDLVRLERWEVARHCREWNTDPVRWERAVRDFLVDLGRPRST from the coding sequence ATGGCGAGCGGGACCTCACGCCGGCGTCGGCTCGTGACGCGGCCGGCCCTCGTGGCCGCCGCGGCCGGAGCGGGCAGCGCCCTCGGCATGGCCTCGGCGACCGTCGCCACGAGCGCCTACATCGCGCGCCGGGTGCTGACCCCCGACGAGCTGCAGCCGGACGACGTGGCCGTCACGGCCCACGACGGCGACTCGGTGACCTTCGGCGCCACCGTCGACACGACGGCACCGGGACGGTACGGCGTGTGGCTCGACGGCGGCCGCGGCCACCTGCGGGTGGGAGAGGTGCTCTCGCGTGACGCGACGACGGTGCGCCGTGCCCTCGTGTCGGTCGACCGCGGCGAGGTGGCCGTCGGCCCGGCCCGCTGGAACCAGTACTACTACTGGGACCGCCCGTCGGTCAGCCTCGGCCTGGCCGACGAGGACGTCGAGGTGCGCTCCGACGTGGGCGCCATGCCGGCGTGGCTCGTCCGCCCGCCCTCACCCAGCGGTGGCGGGGGCGACTGGGCAGTGCTCGTGCACGGCCGCGGCGCCCGCAAGGAGGAGACGCTGCGGGCGGTGCCCGTCCTGCAGGATGCCGGGTGGTCGGCTCTCGTCGTCGCGTACCGCAACGACCGCGACGCCCCGCGGGGGCCGGACGGCCGCTACAACCTCGGCCTGTCCGAGTGGCGCGACGTCGAGGCCGCCGTGAGGTACGCCGTCGAGCACGGCGCCCGGAGGGTGGTGCTCTTCGGCTGGTCGATGGGCGGAGCCATCGCCCTACAGCTGCTCGCGCAGTCGCCGCTCGCGCACCACGTCGTCGCCGTCGTGCTCGACAGCCCGGTCGTCGACTGGGGGTCGGTCATCGCGCACCACGCCCGCACCAACCGCTTCCCGAGCCCGCTCGTGTCGCTGACGACCGGCCTCATGGCCTCGTCCCACGCGCGGCGTCTCGTCGGGGTGATCGAGCCCGTCGACGTCGCCCTCACCGACTGGGTGACCCGGGCCGACGAGCTGACCCGTCCCATGCTCGTCATCGCCTCGGCCGGCGACGCGTTCGTCCCCGACACGGCTGCCCTCGCCCTTGCCGAGCGGCGGCCCGACCTCGTCCGGCTGGAGCGGTGGGAGGTCGCCCGCCACTGCCGTGAGTGGAACACCGACCCGGTCCGTTGGGAACGGGCGGTGCGCGACTTCCTCGTCGACCTCGGTCGACCTCGGTCGACCTGA
- a CDS encoding DUF1707 SHOCT-like domain-containing protein, with the protein MSDERDVRVGSAEREAALQALAAHHEAGRLDADEYEDRRGRTGDAVLRRDLDRLFVDLPPLDGTGAGGPRLGETATGTRSTDPTTASPLDGTNRMARRAQRRAERGYGSAPTRRWRGVVALAPFVALGLFLWTDKWWVFLLVPVTAIIVGMRNQDG; encoded by the coding sequence ATGAGCGACGAGCGCGACGTCCGGGTCGGATCGGCGGAGCGGGAGGCGGCCCTCCAGGCCCTCGCCGCACACCACGAGGCCGGGCGCCTCGACGCCGACGAGTACGAGGACCGCCGCGGCCGCACCGGTGACGCCGTCCTGCGCCGTGACCTCGACCGGCTCTTCGTCGACCTTCCGCCTCTCGATGGCACGGGTGCCGGCGGCCCTCGCCTCGGCGAGACGGCCACCGGCACGCGGAGCACGGACCCGACCACCGCCTCTCCTCTCGACGGGACGAACCGGATGGCCCGGCGCGCCCAGCGCCGGGCCGAGCGCGGCTACGGCTCGGCCCCCACGCGGCGTTGGCGCGGCGTCGTCGCCCTGGCCCCGTTCGTGGCCCTCGGCCTCTTCCTCTGGACCGACAAGTGGTGGGTCTTCCTGCTCGTCCCGGTCACGGCGATCATCGTGGGCATGCGGAACCAGGACGGCTGA
- a CDS encoding PPK2 family polyphosphate kinase, with protein MGAKKRDKNQKADDAKQIAKDKAIAKHEKESLDALGDFGSALRVAKGFVLADVDPHSTPAFDGDKVAGQAALRASEAELGDLLERLFAESTAGSKRSLLLVVQGMDTSGKGGIMRHVVAVNPEGVRATAFKSPTKEELAHDFLWRIEKALPEPGQLGVFDRSHYEDVLIVRVHDIVPREVWSKRYAQINAFERRAAAAGIHVVKVMTHISKDEQRSRLAERLDRPDKFYKYNPGDVDERLHWDAYMEGYQAVLDKTSTVGAPWYVVPSDRKWYARLAVQQLLLEALRSMDLQWPAADFDVEIEKVRLAES; from the coding sequence ATGGGCGCGAAGAAGAGGGACAAGAACCAGAAGGCCGACGACGCGAAGCAGATCGCGAAGGACAAGGCGATCGCCAAGCACGAGAAGGAGTCGCTCGACGCGCTGGGTGACTTCGGCTCCGCGCTGCGGGTGGCCAAGGGCTTCGTGCTCGCCGACGTCGACCCTCACTCGACGCCCGCGTTCGACGGAGACAAGGTGGCGGGTCAGGCCGCCCTGCGCGCCTCGGAGGCCGAGCTGGGCGACCTGCTCGAGCGTCTCTTCGCCGAGTCGACGGCGGGCTCGAAGCGCTCGCTGCTGCTCGTCGTGCAGGGCATGGACACCTCGGGCAAGGGCGGCATCATGCGCCACGTCGTCGCCGTCAACCCCGAGGGCGTGCGCGCCACCGCCTTCAAGTCGCCGACGAAGGAGGAGCTGGCCCACGACTTCCTGTGGCGCATCGAGAAGGCGCTGCCCGAGCCGGGCCAGCTCGGGGTCTTCGACCGCTCCCACTACGAGGACGTGCTCATCGTCCGGGTCCACGACATCGTGCCGCGCGAGGTGTGGTCGAAGCGCTACGCCCAGATCAACGCCTTCGAGCGCAGGGCCGCGGCCGCCGGCATCCACGTCGTCAAGGTGATGACGCACATCAGCAAGGACGAGCAGCGCTCGCGCCTCGCCGAGCGGCTCGACCGCCCCGACAAGTTCTACAAGTACAACCCGGGCGACGTCGACGAGCGGCTGCACTGGGACGCCTACATGGAGGGCTACCAGGCCGTGCTCGACAAGACGTCGACGGTGGGCGCGCCCTGGTACGTCGTGCCGTCCGACCGCAAGTGGTACGCCCGGCTGGCCGTGCAGCAGCTGCTGCTCGAGGCACTGCGGTCGATGGACCTCCAGTGGCCGGCCGCCGACTTCGACGTCGAGATCGAGAAGGTGCGTCTGGCCGAGAGCTGA
- a CDS encoding fluoride efflux transporter FluC — translation MGARQRLAPPADPGFAPLSRTGPSALPAAAPSRKGGSLLVLAGGTAGTLARYGVEQSLPAGEGMPWGTLTVNLTGALVLGLFLGAMAARGAETPARRATRLALGTGVLGGYTTYSTFAVETDRLVRDGWPALALAYVVVSLVAGVVAALVGLRLGGRTAPTSGGSAAPVDPDGDSTATPRAAPEPTSDDGRDR, via the coding sequence GTGGGTGCCCGACAGCGCCTCGCGCCACCGGCCGACCCCGGGTTCGCGCCGCTGAGCCGCACCGGACCCTCAGCGCTACCGGCTGCCGCCCCCTCACGAAAGGGCGGCAGTCTTCTCGTCCTCGCCGGCGGCACCGCCGGCACGCTCGCCCGCTACGGCGTCGAGCAGTCCCTGCCGGCCGGTGAGGGGATGCCGTGGGGCACGCTCACCGTCAACCTGACCGGGGCGCTCGTGCTGGGTCTGTTCCTGGGCGCAATGGCCGCACGTGGTGCCGAGACCCCGGCCCGTCGCGCCACCCGCCTCGCCCTCGGCACCGGGGTGCTCGGCGGCTACACGACGTACAGCACCTTCGCCGTCGAGACCGACCGGCTCGTCCGTGACGGCTGGCCGGCCCTCGCCCTGGCCTACGTCGTGGTCTCGCTCGTGGCGGGTGTTGTGGCGGCCCTCGTCGGCCTGCGCCTCGGTGGCCGCACCGCCCCTACGTCCGGTGGCTCCGCCGCGCCCGTCGACCCCGACGGCGACTCGACCGCCACGCCCCGCGCAGCCCCCGAACCAACCTCCGACGACGGGCGGGACCGGTGA
- a CDS encoding dihydrofolate reductase family protein, whose protein sequence is MRLLLQSPDAVSAAIGGELTPDALFEAYRPPVDTDRGWMRCNMVTSVDGAATGADGKSGSLNDDADHVVFEQLRAAAAAVVVGAGTIRAEGYPPLTVADDLVRLRRDRGLADRLVLVVVTQHGEVPPTVQGVTDGSVLVALPRSSGLVDEARGHVGDGNVLVCGDDHVEPDELVRQLGDRRLHHLLCEGGPGLLGTLLAAGLVDELCYTIAPHVVGGDAPRTVGERGTPAELDLRLLVEQDGTVMGRWLVRR, encoded by the coding sequence ATGCGCCTGCTGCTCCAGAGCCCGGATGCCGTGTCCGCTGCCATCGGTGGCGAGCTGACCCCCGACGCCCTCTTCGAGGCGTACCGCCCTCCCGTCGACACCGACCGTGGGTGGATGCGGTGCAACATGGTCACCTCGGTCGACGGTGCAGCGACGGGCGCCGACGGGAAGTCGGGCTCGCTCAACGACGACGCCGACCACGTCGTGTTCGAGCAGCTGCGCGCGGCCGCCGCCGCGGTGGTGGTCGGGGCGGGCACCATTCGCGCAGAGGGCTATCCGCCGCTGACGGTCGCCGATGACCTGGTGCGGCTGCGCCGCGACCGGGGACTGGCCGACCGGCTCGTGCTCGTCGTCGTGACGCAGCACGGCGAGGTGCCACCGACGGTGCAGGGCGTCACCGACGGCTCGGTGCTCGTCGCGCTCCCCCGGTCGTCGGGCCTCGTCGACGAGGCCCGTGGCCACGTCGGCGACGGCAACGTGCTCGTCTGCGGTGACGACCACGTCGAGCCCGACGAGCTGGTGCGGCAGCTCGGGGACCGGCGCCTGCACCACCTGCTCTGCGAGGGCGGTCCGGGCCTGCTCGGCACCCTGCTCGCGGCCGGACTCGTCGACGAGCTCTGCTACACGATCGCACCGCACGTCGTCGGGGGTGACGCCCCGCGCACCGTCGGCGAGCGCGGCACCCCGGCCGAGCTCGACCTGCGCCTGCTCGTCGAGCAGGACGGCACCGTCATGGGCCGCTGGCTGGTCCGTCGCTGA
- a CDS encoding fluoride efflux transporter FluC has protein sequence MNPWSVALLALAGGVGAAARYLLDDAVTRARTRRSATGAPGPFPAATVLINVTGSLALGALTGALQGGHLPATTAAVLGTGFCGGYTTFSTAMVETARLGERREVALAATNLLGTLVLAVGAAALGWWLTA, from the coding sequence GTGAACCCGTGGTCCGTGGCGCTGCTCGCCTTGGCCGGCGGGGTGGGCGCCGCGGCCCGCTACCTGCTCGACGACGCCGTCACCCGGGCGCGGACCCGACGCAGCGCCACCGGCGCACCCGGGCCGTTCCCGGCGGCCACCGTGCTCATCAACGTCACGGGGTCCCTCGCCCTCGGGGCCCTCACCGGAGCCCTGCAGGGCGGCCACCTCCCCGCGACGACCGCCGCCGTCCTCGGTACCGGCTTCTGCGGCGGCTACACGACCTTCAGCACGGCCATGGTCGAGACCGCCCGCCTCGGCGAGCGACGCGAGGTCGCCCTCGCCGCCACCAACCTGCTCGGCACCCTCGTGCTCGCCGTCGGGGCGGCCGCGCTCGGCTGGTGGCTCACCGCCTGA
- a CDS encoding YihY/virulence factor BrkB family protein, with translation MTWRTRLRAGLGRVPGLLTLARLTLQTFNTCLRYRVTGLAAEAAFYMLLSLPPLVLGLFGGLGYVGRWLGPETVSVVVESIEQYALRFLTEASVTELVLPTIEDVLRGGRAELVSVGFLLSIWSGSRALNVFVDTISIMYGQKDVRGIVHMRAVSIVLYVIGILAAIVTLPLVLVGPELVRGWLPSQLDFIGLLYWPFVLLLSVAGLTTLYQVSMPRRASWWRDVPGAALALVIWLLASVVVRVALQATLGGSTTIFGPLSTPIVLLIWLYTLAIAILIGAGLNAATRVIWPVRLFDPTSRRLISQARSRFRRPAVSPAAGSVGASPTVTPAEVALADSGPDAGGPDERADAPAGADGAGDALPGFDDEATRRALEQQFAKRERSAFAEAIERELSHGLRGGRDADPR, from the coding sequence ATGACCTGGAGAACGCGGCTGAGGGCCGGACTCGGGCGAGTACCGGGCCTGCTCACCCTCGCGCGCCTGACGCTGCAGACGTTCAACACGTGTCTGCGCTACCGCGTCACCGGTCTCGCGGCGGAGGCGGCGTTCTACATGCTGCTGTCGCTGCCGCCTCTCGTGCTGGGCCTCTTCGGTGGCCTCGGCTACGTGGGCCGGTGGCTGGGGCCGGAGACCGTCTCCGTCGTCGTCGAGAGCATCGAGCAGTACGCGCTGCGCTTCCTCACCGAGGCCAGCGTCACCGAGCTCGTGCTGCCGACGATCGAGGACGTGCTGCGGGGCGGCCGGGCCGAGCTCGTCTCGGTCGGCTTCCTGCTGTCGATCTGGTCGGGCTCGCGGGCCCTCAACGTCTTCGTCGACACGATCTCGATCATGTACGGGCAGAAGGACGTCCGCGGGATCGTGCACATGCGGGCGGTGAGCATCGTCCTCTACGTCATCGGCATCCTCGCGGCGATCGTCACGCTGCCGCTCGTGCTCGTCGGCCCCGAGCTCGTGCGCGGCTGGCTGCCGAGCCAGCTCGACTTCATCGGCCTGCTCTACTGGCCTTTCGTGCTGCTGCTCAGCGTCGCCGGCCTGACGACGCTCTACCAGGTCTCGATGCCGCGACGGGCCTCGTGGTGGCGCGACGTGCCCGGCGCCGCGTTGGCCCTCGTCATCTGGCTGCTCGCCTCGGTCGTCGTCCGCGTCGCGCTGCAGGCCACCCTCGGCGGCTCGACGACCATCTTCGGGCCCCTCAGCACGCCGATCGTGCTGCTCATCTGGCTTTACACCCTCGCGATCGCCATCCTCATCGGCGCCGGCCTCAACGCCGCGACGCGCGTCATCTGGCCGGTCCGGCTGTTCGACCCCACCTCACGCCGGCTCATCAGCCAGGCCCGCTCCCGCTTCCGCCGACCGGCGGTGTCGCCCGCAGCCGGGTCAGTGGGGGCGTCGCCGACCGTGACGCCCGCCGAGGTCGCGCTGGCCGACAGCGGGCCGGATGCCGGTGGGCCGGATGAGCGGGCGGACGCGCCGGCGGGTGCCGACGGGGCGGGCGACGCGCTGCCGGGCTTCGACGACGAGGCCACCCGCCGGGCCCTCGAGCAGCAGTTCGCCAAGCGCGAGCGGTCGGCCTTCGCCGAGGCCATCGAGCGGGAGCTCTCGCACGGCCTACGCGGTGGCCGTGACGCCGACCCCCGCTGA
- a CDS encoding FitA-like ribbon-helix-helix domain-containing protein translates to MTTLYIRDVSDDVADILKERAAAEGKSLSAFVGAELTKIATRPTNAQIVARLRERDRSGGPTADEILEVVQAGRR, encoded by the coding sequence ATGACGACCTTGTACATCAGAGATGTCTCGGACGATGTTGCCGACATACTCAAAGAGCGAGCCGCGGCGGAGGGAAAGTCTCTGTCAGCCTTTGTCGGCGCCGAGTTGACGAAGATCGCGACCCGACCGACGAATGCGCAGATCGTGGCCCGACTGCGGGAGCGCGACAGGTCCGGCGGACCCACCGCCGACGAGATCCTCGAGGTGGTCCAGGCCGGCAGACGGTGA
- the msrB gene encoding peptide-methionine (R)-S-oxide reductase MsrB, translated as MSDQTKGKTYAVDKTDEQWRAELTPAEYQVLRQAGTEPAFRGEYTDTKTKGVYSCRACGAELFRSDTKFESHCGWPSFYSPLAGDSVEYIEDRAFGMKRVEVRCATCGSHLGHVFEGEGYGTPTDQRYCINSISVRLTPDE; from the coding sequence ATGAGCGACCAGACCAAGGGCAAGACGTACGCCGTCGACAAGACCGACGAGCAGTGGCGGGCCGAGCTGACCCCGGCGGAGTACCAGGTGCTGCGCCAGGCCGGCACCGAGCCCGCGTTCCGCGGCGAGTACACCGACACCAAGACCAAGGGCGTCTACAGCTGCCGCGCCTGTGGCGCCGAGCTGTTTCGCAGCGACACGAAGTTCGAGTCGCACTGCGGGTGGCCGTCGTTCTACTCCCCGTTGGCCGGTGACTCGGTCGAGTACATCGAGGACCGCGCCTTCGGCATGAAGCGCGTCGAGGTGCGGTGCGCGACCTGTGGCTCCCACCTCGGCCACGTCTTCGAGGGCGAGGGCTACGGCACCCCGACCGACCAGCGCTACTGCATCAACAGCATCTCGGTGCGCCTCACCCCTGACGAGTGA
- a CDS encoding DUF1707 SHOCT-like domain-containing protein codes for MSNDHDTRASSTDRSQALEALAAHRAAGRLDAFEYEDRRGRAGDADWRSELDALFTDLPPLAGVGATTHTDEDAGRSACVGLLQRPYAWVPLVATALFFFTHQWVWFLLIPASTMLAGRLGSQGRHDLRADGSPWVSRRGRRRGCPTVKS; via the coding sequence ATGAGCAACGACCACGACACCCGCGCCAGCAGCACCGACCGATCGCAGGCCCTCGAGGCGCTCGCCGCGCACCGCGCCGCCGGCCGTCTCGACGCCTTCGAGTACGAGGACCGTCGCGGCCGTGCCGGTGACGCCGACTGGCGCAGCGAGCTCGACGCCCTCTTCACCGACCTCCCCCCGCTCGCCGGGGTCGGCGCCACCACCCACACCGACGAGGATGCCGGTCGGTCGGCCTGCGTCGGCCTGCTGCAGCGCCCCTACGCCTGGGTGCCGCTCGTCGCGACGGCCCTCTTCTTCTTCACCCACCAGTGGGTGTGGTTCCTGCTCATCCCCGCCTCGACGATGCTTGCCGGGCGGCTCGGCTCGCAGGGGCGTCACGACCTGCGCGCCGACGGTTCGCCCTGGGTGTCGCGACGTGGCCGTCGTCGTGGGTGTCCTACCGTCAAGTCATGA
- a CDS encoding type II toxin-antitoxin system VapC family toxin, with translation MIDASAMVEALVGRDVDAQLLSVLAGDLDAPHLLDVEVLSVLRGLELGRKLAPPVAQQARLDHFAFRITRHGLDPHAERVWQLRHRFTAYDASYVALAEALDVPLYTCDSKLASDGHTAEVRLVARTH, from the coding sequence GTGATCGACGCCTCGGCGATGGTCGAGGCTCTGGTCGGTCGTGACGTCGACGCCCAGTTGCTGTCGGTGCTGGCGGGGGACCTAGACGCACCTCACCTCTTGGACGTGGAGGTGCTCTCCGTGCTGCGCGGCCTTGAGCTCGGCCGCAAACTCGCCCCTCCCGTGGCCCAGCAAGCCCGGCTTGACCATTTCGCCTTCAGAATCACTCGACACGGGCTGGATCCTCATGCCGAGCGCGTCTGGCAACTCCGCCATCGGTTCACGGCCTACGACGCCTCCTACGTCGCCTTGGCGGAGGCGTTGGACGTGCCTCTGTACACCTGCGACAGCAAGCTCGCTTCCGATGGCCACACGGCGGAGGTCAGGCTCGTCGCACGAACCCACTGA